From Bacillus basilensis, a single genomic window includes:
- the celB gene encoding PTS cellobiose transporter subunit IIC: MIRFLEKYVMPIAGKVAEQRHLQAIRDGIILTMPFLIIGSFFLIISALPIPGYNDFMVGLFGENWQRALGYPVSATFNIMALIAVFGIAYRLGEYYKVDALASGALSLVTFLLATPFQVAYIIPSTKESVLVEGAIPAALMGSQGLFVAMIIALISTELYRFIVQKKIIIKMPETVPPAVTRSFAALVPGFIVVTVIWILRLIIENTSFGSIHNIVGQILQEPLSVLGASLWGAIIAVILVHVLWSCGIHGATIVGGVMSPVWLSLMDQNRVAFQAGQDVPNTITAQFFDLWIYMGGSGATLALVVGMLLFARSQQLKSLGRLSIAPGIFNINEMVTFGMPIVMNPILLIPFILVPVVLTIVSYFAMEWGWVARPSGAAVPWTTPILFSGYLGSGGKISGVVLQLVNFALAFFIYLPFLKIWDKQKVAEEKGE, encoded by the coding sequence ATGATACGGTTTTTAGAAAAGTATGTGATGCCGATAGCAGGGAAGGTTGCAGAGCAGAGGCATTTGCAAGCGATTCGTGATGGAATTATTTTGACGATGCCTTTCTTAATTATTGGATCATTTTTTCTTATTATTAGTGCTTTACCAATACCAGGATACAATGATTTTATGGTAGGTTTGTTTGGGGAGAATTGGCAGAGGGCTTTGGGGTATCCAGTTAGTGCAACTTTTAATATAATGGCTTTAATAGCTGTTTTTGGAATCGCTTACAGGCTTGGGGAGTATTATAAAGTGGATGCTTTAGCATCTGGGGCATTGTCGCTTGTGACGTTTTTACTTGCGACGCCATTTCAAGTCGCATATATTATACCAAGTACAAAAGAGAGTGTACTTGTAGAAGGTGCTATCCCAGCAGCATTAATGGGAAGCCAAGGGTTGTTTGTAGCAATGATTATTGCACTTATATCTACTGAACTTTATCGGTTTATTGTACAAAAAAAGATAATTATAAAGATGCCAGAGACAGTTCCACCAGCTGTGACGCGTTCATTTGCGGCACTTGTTCCAGGATTTATTGTTGTAACGGTTATTTGGATTTTACGCTTAATTATAGAAAATACTTCTTTTGGCAGTATCCATAATATTGTAGGGCAAATTTTACAGGAACCACTTAGTGTACTTGGTGCTAGTCTTTGGGGCGCAATAATAGCAGTTATTCTCGTTCATGTTCTTTGGTCGTGTGGAATTCATGGTGCTACTATTGTTGGTGGTGTAATGAGCCCCGTTTGGTTGTCGTTAATGGATCAAAATCGAGTTGCTTTTCAAGCAGGGCAAGATGTACCAAATACGATTACCGCACAGTTTTTTGATTTATGGATTTATATGGGCGGTTCCGGTGCAACACTTGCTTTAGTTGTAGGAATGTTACTATTTGCGCGAAGTCAGCAATTAAAAAGTTTAGGGAGATTGTCAATTGCGCCTGGCATATTTAATATTAATGAGATGGTAACTTTTGGTATGCCGATTGTAATGAACCCAATTTTATTAATTCCATTTATATTGGTTCCAGTTGTGTTAACAATTGTTTCTTACTTTGCAATGGAATGGGGATGGGTAGCTCGGCCGAGTGGAGCTGCTGTACCTTGGACGACACCAATTCTATTTAGTGGATATTTAGGATCGGGCGGGAAAATTTCAGGCGTTGTTTTACAACTTGTTAACTTTGCGCTTGCATTCTTCATTTATTTACCGTTCTTAAAAATATGGGATAAACAAAAGGTAGCGGAAGAAAAGGGGGAGTAA
- a CDS encoding PTS sugar transporter subunit IIB, with amino-acid sequence MNILLCCSAGMSTSLLVTKMEAAAKARGLEGKIWAVSGDAVKTNIDQADVLLLGPQVRYMLSSMKTLADERNVGIDVINPMHYGMMNGEAVLDHALTLKK; translated from the coding sequence ATGAATATTTTATTATGTTGCTCAGCAGGGATGTCTACAAGTTTACTAGTTACAAAAATGGAAGCGGCTGCAAAAGCTCGCGGTCTAGAAGGAAAGATTTGGGCTGTATCTGGGGATGCAGTAAAAACGAATATCGATCAAGCAGATGTATTATTACTAGGACCACAAGTTCGTTATATGCTTTCTTCAATGAAAACGCTTGCTGACGAGAGAAACGTTGGAATCGACGTTATCAATCCAATGCACTACGGCATGATGAATGGAGAAGCAGTTTTAGATCACGCATTAACACTTAAAAAATAA
- the speD gene encoding adenosylmethionine decarboxylase: MEYSTFGKHTIVDLWGVDSPLLDDIYFLEHHLVAAADQSGAHVLNVSKKKFQPYGVTVLILLSESHLSIHTYPEKNFAAIDCYTCGTTVEPQIAIDYIVNILKPERMHTKKLIRGIGEIVTTD; the protein is encoded by the coding sequence ATGGAATATTCTACTTTCGGTAAGCATACAATAGTAGATTTATGGGGAGTGGATTCTCCCCTATTAGATGATATTTACTTTTTAGAACATCATTTAGTTGCCGCTGCAGATCAATCTGGTGCACACGTTTTAAACGTAAGTAAAAAAAAATTCCAGCCTTATGGCGTTACTGTATTAATTTTGCTATCAGAAAGCCACCTTTCTATTCACACTTATCCAGAAAAAAACTTTGCAGCAATTGATTGTTATACATGCGGTACAACCGTTGAACCGCAAATAGCGATTGATTATATCGTAAATATATTAAAACCAGAACGGATGCATACAAAAAAATTAATTCGTGGTATAGGAGAAATTGTTACTACTGATTAA
- a CDS encoding PTS lactose/cellobiose transporter subunit IIA: MDTIETKAFHLILHGGNARSCSMEAIDCAKRGEFTEAEAKLQEALEELKEAHRIQTELIQKEAGGEKTEVTLLMVHAQDHLMNAITVKELASEFVELYRKMLATE, translated from the coding sequence ATGGATACGATAGAGACGAAAGCTTTTCATTTAATTTTGCATGGGGGAAATGCGAGAAGTTGTTCAATGGAAGCAATTGATTGTGCAAAGCGTGGAGAGTTTACAGAAGCAGAAGCGAAATTACAAGAAGCGTTAGAGGAATTAAAAGAGGCGCACCGTATACAAACGGAGCTCATACAGAAAGAAGCTGGTGGTGAAAAGACCGAAGTTACTCTTCTAATGGTGCACGCGCAAGATCATTTAATGAACGCGATTACGGTGAAGGAATTAGCGAGTGAATTTGTAGAATTATATAGGAAGATGTTAGCGACTGAATGA
- a CDS encoding polyamine aminopropyltransferase: MPKHRKQSKIKVYRITSYKKDKRSELDSDKFELEQQEIENKHDKHGKQDKQDKQDKQDKQDKQDKQDKQDKQDKQDKQDKQDKQDKQDKQDKQDKQDKQDKQDKQDKQDKQVQSENVVIVPTDSHSLDVWDEISLKEIQAGEHTNLFAEQSNYQNITLLQVSDVRLYLDKQLQFSSVDEQIYHEALVHPIMSKVIDPKRVLILGGGDGLALREVLKYETVLHVDLVDLDGSMIDMARNVPELVSLNKSAFFDNRVNTHVCDAKEFLSTPSSLYDVIIIDFPDPATELLSTLYTSELFARIATFLTEDGAFVCQSNSPADAPLVYWSIGNTIEHAGLTVKSYHTIVPSFGTDWGFHIAANSAYVLDQIEQLYVVPSPRTLPSLLSPLFQFKEEHLEQRNLALLNSESNLILHQCYKKEMEF; this comes from the coding sequence ATGCCAAAACATAGAAAACAAAGCAAAATAAAGGTTTATAGAATAACAAGCTATAAAAAAGACAAGCGCTCTGAATTAGACTCTGACAAATTTGAACTAGAACAGCAGGAGATAGAAAATAAGCACGACAAGCATGGTAAACAGGACAAACAAGACAAACAAGACAAACAAGACAAACAGGACAAACAGGACAAACAGGACAAACAGGACAAACAGGACAAACAGGACAAACAGGACAAACAGGACAAACAGGACAAACAGGACAAACAGGACAAACAGGACAAACAGGACAAACAGGACAAACAGGACAAACAGGACAAACAGGACAAACAAGTACAATCGGAAAATGTAGTCATAGTACCCACAGATTCACACAGCTTAGATGTGTGGGATGAAATTTCTCTAAAGGAAATACAAGCTGGTGAACATACAAATTTATTTGCGGAACAAAGCAATTATCAAAATATTACTTTGTTACAAGTAAGCGATGTTCGTTTATATTTGGACAAGCAACTACAATTTAGTTCCGTCGATGAGCAAATTTATCATGAAGCACTTGTACATCCAATTATGTCAAAAGTAATTGATCCAAAACGTGTTCTCATATTAGGCGGTGGTGATGGTCTTGCCTTACGAGAAGTTTTGAAATATGAAACTGTACTACATGTGGATCTTGTTGACTTAGATGGATCGATGATTGATATGGCTCGTAATGTTCCTGAATTAGTTTCTTTAAACAAAAGCGCATTTTTTGATAATCGTGTAAATACACACGTATGTGATGCAAAAGAGTTTCTAAGTACTCCTTCCTCTTTATACGATGTAATCATTATTGATTTTCCAGACCCAGCGACAGAGTTGTTAAGCACTTTATATACAAGCGAACTTTTTGCTCGTATAGCTACATTCTTAACAGAAGACGGCGCGTTCGTCTGTCAATCTAATTCCCCTGCTGATGCACCTCTAGTATACTGGAGTATCGGTAACACAATTGAACATGCTGGATTAACTGTGAAAAGTTATCATACAATCGTTCCTTCTTTCGGAACTGACTGGGGATTTCATATTGCCGCTAATTCTGCCTATGTACTCGATCAAATTGAGCAATTATATGTAGTGCCATCTCCTCGAACATTACCCTCTCTTCTTTCTCCTTTATTTCAATTTAAAGAAGAACATTTGGAACAACGTAATCTCGCTCTTCTAAACTCAGAATCGAATCTTATCCTACACCAATGCTACAAAAAGGAAATGGAGTTTTGA
- a CDS encoding LytTR family DNA-binding domain-containing protein — protein MKVRIELDPSQDEVEIIIKTKEITDEIQQLLKIIEGGTVNQIVGVLNQQYYLLNLNDIYWFYTKERKVIAQTKKGSLEVKARLYELEEQLAAKRFARFSKSILANLGHVKSFEMSFSGSMCAHFSNGMKEYVSRKYVPLIKEALNIGGG, from the coding sequence ATGAAAGTTCGCATCGAATTGGACCCATCACAAGACGAAGTAGAAATTATTATAAAAACAAAAGAAATAACAGATGAAATTCAGCAACTTTTAAAAATAATAGAAGGGGGAACTGTAAACCAAATTGTTGGTGTGTTAAATCAGCAGTATTATTTATTGAATTTAAATGATATTTATTGGTTCTATACAAAAGAGAGAAAAGTTATTGCGCAAACGAAGAAAGGGAGTCTTGAGGTGAAGGCTCGCCTATATGAATTAGAAGAACAGTTAGCTGCAAAGCGTTTTGCTAGATTTTCTAAGTCAATACTTGCAAATTTAGGGCATGTCAAAAGCTTTGAAATGTCTTTTAGTGGCAGTATGTGTGCCCATTTTTCTAATGGAATGAAAGAATATGTTTCAAGGAAATATGTACCGCTCATTAAAGAAGCTTTAAATATAGGAGGGGGTTAA
- a CDS encoding PTS sugar transporter subunit IIB — MNILLCCAAGMSSSLIVTKMEKAAEARGIEVKIWAVSGSEVNSHIDEADVLLLGPQVRYLLPKMKELCKEKGIPVDVIQSVHYGLCNGEAILQAALSMKP; from the coding sequence ATGAATATTTTGCTTTGCTGTGCAGCGGGAATGTCTTCCAGTTTGATTGTTACCAAAATGGAGAAAGCAGCAGAGGCAAGAGGGATAGAGGTGAAGATTTGGGCAGTATCAGGTTCTGAAGTAAATAGCCACATTGATGAAGCGGATGTACTGCTACTTGGACCGCAAGTACGTTATTTATTACCGAAAATGAAAGAATTATGTAAGGAGAAAGGGATACCCGTTGATGTCATTCAATCTGTCCATTACGGGCTTTGTAATGGAGAAGCTATCTTACAAGCAGCTTTGTCAATGAAACCATGA
- a CDS encoding DUF3021 domain-containing protein, producing the protein MFDRVINKIAFGLGMAMVYSLLFLWIGYVNGMETVETKTLIAYLVTANMIGLIFSFASFIFEKEEWSILKQTSIHFIVLLGTFLPTAILIGWVPNRFSPILVCIGIFIVIYFMIWFIMTLYWKRKIKKINHQLR; encoded by the coding sequence ATGTTTGATAGGGTTATAAATAAAATCGCTTTTGGTTTAGGGATGGCGATGGTATATAGTCTATTGTTTTTATGGATTGGTTATGTAAATGGAATGGAGACAGTGGAAACAAAAACATTAATCGCATATTTAGTAACAGCAAATATGATAGGACTTATCTTCTCTTTTGCTTCATTTATTTTTGAAAAGGAAGAATGGAGTATATTAAAACAGACAAGTATTCACTTTATCGTTTTGCTAGGAACATTTTTGCCTACAGCAATTTTGATTGGGTGGGTTCCGAATCGTTTCAGTCCGATTCTTGTTTGTATAGGAATCTTTATTGTTATTTACTTCATGATTTGGTTCATAATGACCCTATATTGGAAGCGAAAAATAAAAAAAATAAATCATCAATTAAGGTGA